The Alosa sapidissima isolate fAloSap1 chromosome 17, fAloSap1.pri, whole genome shotgun sequence DNA segment GAGATCGGTCCCAGGCGAGCTTTGTACAGAAACATCATGGAGACACTTGGGAATGACTCTACTGTCCTGTCTTCAGCACAGCCTGAAAAAGATCATGAGACAATGCTTGCCACTTTCAGTAAACTGTTTGAGTTAGGATTCAGTGCAAACTGGGATGAATTCTATTCTGGCATGCAGGTCGTTCCAACTTCCCTTCCGAGGTATCAGTTTGACTGTGTTAAGAAACACATCACCCTTTCACATGCACCAAAGAATACAGCAAGCGGCCACCCTGTCCTTAAACAGACACAGATAACCCATGAGTTTGTTTGTGATTTGTCATCCCAAGAACTCTCATATTTGTCAGAACACAAAAACAATGGCGTATCCATCATCCCAGGGGCTTTATATATTGAGATTGGCCTGGCTGCTTACATGGCGAATGCCAAACCAAAGGCTCCTCTCAACACACTGCAACTGAGTATCAACTTCTTGAGTCCATTTCTGCTGACTAAGCGTCAACCTGAGCTGAAGGTGACACTTGAACCAGCTGAGCATGAAACACTATTTAAGATTCATTCCAGCAGCACAATCTTTGCATCAGGAAGCATAGAATGTAAACGAGAGAAAATGGTGGACGAAAGGAACATTTTGTTAGATTGCATATCTAACAGATGCACATCTGTTATCAAATCTGATGAGTTGTACAGGAAATTAGACATGGGAGGGTTCCAATATGGTGGTGTCTTCAAGAACAAGGGAAACATTCTTTGGGGGGAGGAATTCAGGGAGGCATATTCTCTTGTGACTGTTCCAGAGGAGTTACTTAGTCAAGTACATGAATTTTCCATTCATCCAGTTATCCTGGATTACTTAATGCAAATGACACTCATCACAGGTTGCCAAGGGAATGTAGTCAGACCAAGTTTTCCTTCAGCTGTTGGTAGTTTCATTGTGCTGGAACCCCTCCAGAAGGAAATGGTAATATATATAAAAGCCACTGATCTGGCAGATGATCACTTTGTTGTGTGTGGCTGTCTCACAGACAGAGAAGGAATAGTTCTTGCTGAGGTGAGGGATTTAGTGGTCAAGTATGTTGGGAGTTTTTCTCATGTTCTTGAGGAGTACTTCTTTCACAATGATGTCAGCATCATTTCAGAGGATGTACAATCAACAAAGCCTCAAGGCAATGCATTGGTCTTTTCTGACCATAATGCCATTTCCTTGGCCATAAAACCATATATAAGTAATGGCTCAAAATACATCTCCTTAAAGTATGCAAATACAGTGTTAAAACAGGGACCGGCTGCATTGTTTGCTAAGGTAAACATCTCAGATGTGAGGAAAAATTTCACAGATATTTTGTTCATGTGGGGCAATCAAGACCTCTCCACTCAGCCAGTTGATGATGTCTTGACAAACATGGCAAATTGTTGTGAACAATTGCGCCAAATACTTTTAGAACTGAGGAAAATGAATTACTCAAACTCTGTCAGAGTAGTGACTTATCGATCTTCAGAGACCACAGTGGACCATATCAGTCCAGGGTTTGTGCTTTCAGGCATGACAAGAGCATGTGCAGCTGAAATATCTGAATTTACATTTCAGCTGATTGACATCGGCTCTGTCTCAACTGAGGACATTAAAGCCCTCAATCGGGTCCTGACCTCCTACCCCTGCAGCGAATACCCAGAGTTGGTAGTGAAAGATGGTCAGATTCTCCAACCAGAAATTGTAAACACAACAATGCCTGTCACGGTAAATCAAGAGAAGAAGGTTTGCAGTTCACAAGCAAAGGCTTTCACTTTACAGACAGCAGACCCTTTCAGAATGACCAGTATATCTGCCGTTCCCTCTGATGTGGAAGTTGGACAAATACCAGACAAAAATGTTGAGGTTCAGCTTGGTCAAATTTGTGTCCATTCTTCAGATTACTATTCAGTTAGTGTCTCTGACCACAACTTTGGCCAATCAATATActggaacaaacacacaaatcagaATCACAAGCTCCTGGCACTTGACTTCAGTGGCATTGTGACAGCTGTGGGGAAAGGTGTGAGGAAACTAAAAGTTGGAGACCACATTGCTGCATGTTACCCTGTAATGGCCTCCTCAAAAATTGTATTACCAGACGATGTTTGCTACAGAACAAAGAAACTTCCATTTTTGAGTGACCTCCCATGTGTTTCATACTATGTAGTAGTCTGGAGGATAATCCACTCAACTTTACCCAAACTGAAATGGTATGGCAAGTTGGgcatcctctcctctgtccctgACTCAGGTTTGGTGAAAGCTCTCACTCTGATTGCAAATAAGTCTGGATGGAATGCCTTTGTTGCAACTGAGCTGAGTGGGCCTCTGCAAGATCTGAACAAATTTGATGCACTTGTCTTACTGCCTCCATTTGACAAATCTCTATTAGTCAAAGCTTGCACCATCTCTGGTGTCAaaaatattgttgttgttggtgacaGTAAGGTTTCAACTATTGGCTCCCAAAACATTCTCAGAGAAGACAATGATGTTGCTTGCATTCAGACCATTGAGGTCTCCAGCATTCTGGCAAAAGGCTCAATCCGAGCAAACCAGCCACAGATTTACAAATGGCTGAGGGCACTGCACCTTGACAAAATATTTTTAGCTCTCCCAACAATTACATTTCAGAGGAGCACAACTGGAAGCATTGACATATTGCCCTTTGATGAGCCAAAGTCCTACTTCAGTGTCAGAACTATGCCCATGGTGATGCTACATGAAAGCAAAGGTAAGCATGCAGTCTCTGACATTTCACTGCTACCAAGAGAACACAGGCTCTTCAACAAGAACTGTGTGTACATTGTGACTGGAGGACTCACAGGACTTGGATTTGAGACAGTGAGGTTCATTgctgagagaggtggagggtaCATTGTCATTCTCTCCAGGAGGAGCCCCAGCTCTGAGATGCAACTAGCGATTGATGCCGTGAAGCAGCAGTGTGGGGCAGTGATTGTCAGTTTGCAATGTGACATTGCCATCCCTGAACAAGTGAAAAGGGCCATCCTTAACATTGAGGAAAGTCTCACCTCTTGCCCCATAAAGGGGATATTTCACAGCGCAGTTGTGCTTCATGATGCTGTTTTAGGGAACCTTGACAAATCCCTCTTTGAGAAGGTCTTGAAGCCCAAAGTGAATGGAGCACTGAATCTCCATCATGCCACAAAGCACTGTAAGCTTGACTATTTTGTGTGCTTCTCATCAATTGCCTCATTTTTAGGCAATGCATCCCAAACAAACTATGCAGCTGCTAACTCATTTCTTGACACCTTCTGTCATTATAGAAGGCGTCTCGGACTTGCAGCGCAGTCCATCAACTGGGGGGCCTTGAACCTTGGCCTTCTGTTGAACAAAGACCATCTGCAAAAATTTCTAGAGGCCCAAGGATTGATGGTGATGCATGGTCCAGAAATCCTTCAGAGCCTAGAGCAGTGTCTTATGTTGAACAAAGCTCAGCAAGTCATTTGCAAGTTCAACTTAAAAGTTATGTATCACCATGGGTTTTCACAAAATCCCTCTCTTTCTAAACGGTTGGGCACTTTAGTTTTAGGTAAATTGACTGATGCAGAAATGTCTGATATGCCGGCTGATAACAAAGAATCGTTCTCTTCCCCAAATGAGTTTATCAGGACCATACTCAGTGAGACCTTGGGTGTTGAGTATGATGAGCTGAATGATGAGATATTCCTCTCAGCTCTGGGTGTTGACTCCATGTTGGGCATGACCCTGCAGAATCTTATCTTCCAGGAGAGAGGTGTAAACATCCCTCTTGTCAAATTACTGGATCCTAACTGTAATATTTCAATCTTGGCAGCAATACTAATGGAACATTCACAAGATGATATAGAAGAAAGGAATGATGACACACCATTATAGACTACAGGTCTATATGTCCAGGCAATGGTGATAGTGACTTTAAAGCAGGGGTCTAAAACTCCCGGTCCGTGGGCCACTACCGGCCTGGTCTGGCCCAAGTC contains these protein-coding regions:
- the LOC121688887 gene encoding highly reducing polyketide synthase 40-like; protein product: MDDIAVVGIGCNFPGGEGLDNLWKVLVEGRNCAVEIPDERFDCSQWYDPDENKPGKTRTKRAALMNGFNEFDNKFFGITDAEADQMDPQHKLLLQCSYRALEDAGIPMEKASGTRTGVYIGLMNRDYEIRLSSSSNTITHYFSTGTAMSVAANRISYTFNLTGPSFALDSACSSSLVALHSACQGIRQGDCDMALCGGVSCIVEPNIFVALSKAKMISPDGTSKPFSNKADGYGRGEGCGIVLLKPLKRALTDCDHIWGIISKTAVNQDGRTVTPITKPSMAQQEELLSRIYSTESDLTSVQYIEAHGTGTPVGDPIEAGSISKVIAKARPAGSRQIYMGSVKGNIGHTESAAGVAGLIKVLLMMKHETIVPSVFYTEDGSSIDAKALNVIIPTQPQKWIAPSTGRAAGINNFGFGGTNAHVIIKEYNQPINSDREVQKSQNMFVLSAASEKSLTSMIADMAKQLTKETTADIQSLAYTSACKRSHVKHKYRKVFRTSSLTDLGIQLKSCLDKKIIPSKSDPRLVFVFCGNGVTYRGMCRQLLKEEPVFREKIMAIETALRSYKSQSLIEALENDVEELVFSKPDTVQPLLFAVQVAIASLLKHWGVKPDAVLGHSVGEVAAAHCSGLLSLEDAVKVIHYRSVLQNKVTGGKMLVVSNMAVTDVLQYLPSFSGKICLAAHNSPTSCTLSGDAESILALHRMLSKSANSKTLFLHVLDVPAAYHSHMMDPILSEVESSIGSLEKNEMDAELYSTVSGKIASDHDFCTGSYWSMNIREHVEFEKALISAANNKNAVFVEIGPRRALYRNIMETLGNDSTVLSSAQPEKDHETMLATFSKLFELGFSANWDEFYSGMQVVPTSLPRYQFDCVKKHITLSHAPKNTASGHPVLKQTQITHEFVCDLSSQELSYLSEHKNNGVSIIPGALYIEIGLAAYMANAKPKAPLNTLQLSINFLSPFLLTKRQPELKVTLEPAEHETLFKIHSSSTIFASGSIECKREKMVDERNILLDCISNRCTSVIKSDELYRKLDMGGFQYGGVFKNKGNILWGEEFREAYSLVTVPEELLSQVHEFSIHPVILDYLMQMTLITGCQGNVVRPSFPSAVGSFIVLEPLQKEMVIYIKATDLADDHFVVCGCLTDREGIVLAEVRDLVVKYVGSFSHVLEEYFFHNDVSIISEDVQSTKPQGNALVFSDHNAISLAIKPYISNGSKYISLKYANTVLKQGPAALFAKVNISDVRKNFTDILFMWGNQDLSTQPVDDVLTNMANCCEQLRQILLELRKMNYSNSVRVVTYRSSETTVDHISPGFVLSGMTRACAAEISEFTFQLIDIGSVSTEDIKALNRVLTSYPCSEYPELVVKDGQILQPEIVNTTMPVTVNQEKKVCSSQAKAFTLQTADPFRMTSISAVPSDVEVGQIPDKNVEVQLGQICVHSSDYYSVSVSDHNFGQSIYWNKHTNQNHKLLALDFSGIVTAVGKGVRKLKVGDHIAACYPVMASSKIVLPDDVCYRTKKLPFLSDLPCVSYYVVVWRIIHSTLPKLKWYGKLGILSSVPDSGLVKALTLIANKSGWNAFVATELSGPLQDLNKFDALVLLPPFDKSLLVKACTISGVKNIVVVGDSKVSTIGSQNILREDNDVACIQTIEVSSILAKGSIRANQPQIYKWLRALHLDKIFLALPTITFQRSTTGSIDILPFDEPKSYFSVRTMPMVMLHESKGKHAVSDISLLPREHRLFNKNCVYIVTGGLTGLGFETVRFIAERGGGYIVILSRRSPSSEMQLAIDAVKQQCGAVIVSLQCDIAIPEQVKRAILNIEESLTSCPIKGIFHSAVVLHDAVLGNLDKSLFEKVLKPKVNGALNLHHATKHCKLDYFVCFSSIASFLGNASQTNYAAANSFLDTFCHYRRRLGLAAQSINWGALNLGLLLNKDHLQKFLEAQGLMVMHGPEILQSLEQCLMLNKAQQVICKFNLKVMYHHGFSQNPSLSKRLGTLVLGKLTDAEMSDMPADNKESFSSPNEFIRTILSETLGVEYDELNDEIFLSALGVDSMLGMTLQNLIFQERGVNIPLVKLLDPNCNISILAAILMEHSQDDIEERNDDTPL